In Kocuria turfanensis, a single genomic region encodes these proteins:
- a CDS encoding TMEM175 family protein: MADEPRARPARRAGPARTYRRLVGTGESTERTVFFSDAVFAIAMTLLVLELILPGDLPPEQLEPALRAHLPQFLAYVLSFAVIGTAWMSHHRRFTVIRRIDGRLQGLNLLCLFFIALLPMPTSLLSDYGGGGSPWPAALYAAVSAAVYASLNLVWAHAWHAGLMATEVDAGLYRYVLRGLLPAPVVFALSIPVAFWDPGAAAWSWLLIVPVSAADGWWLRRSTAVDGPSG; the protein is encoded by the coding sequence GTGGCCGATGAGCCGCGGGCCCGCCCGGCACGCCGCGCCGGGCCCGCCCGGACGTACCGCCGGCTGGTCGGCACCGGTGAGTCCACCGAGCGGACCGTGTTCTTCAGCGACGCCGTGTTCGCCATCGCCATGACGCTGCTGGTCCTGGAGCTCATCCTCCCCGGGGACCTCCCGCCGGAGCAGCTGGAGCCGGCGCTGCGGGCTCATCTGCCGCAGTTCCTCGCCTACGTCCTGAGCTTCGCCGTCATCGGCACGGCGTGGATGAGCCACCACCGCCGGTTCACCGTGATCCGGCGCATCGACGGGCGCCTGCAGGGGCTGAACTTGCTGTGCCTGTTCTTCATCGCCCTGCTGCCGATGCCCACGAGCCTGCTCAGCGACTACGGCGGCGGCGGCTCGCCCTGGCCGGCGGCGCTGTACGCCGCGGTGTCGGCGGCCGTCTACGCCTCGCTGAACCTGGTGTGGGCCCACGCGTGGCACGCCGGGCTGATGGCGACCGAGGTCGACGCCGGCCTGTACCGCTACGTGCTGCGCGGGCTCCTGCCGGCGCCGGTCGTCTTCGCCCTCAGCATCCCGGTGGCGTTCTGGGACCCCGGAGCCGCCGCGTGGAGCTGGCTGCTCATCGTCCCGGTGTCCGCCGCGGACGGGTGGTGGCTGCGCCGCTCCACCGCGGTCGACGGCCCGTCCGGCTAG
- a CDS encoding LssY C-terminal domain-containing protein, whose protein sequence is MDARGSDRAPDARSTGPGARRGPGPTAVLWLHRSGRLATALLAGWGVYHLVLEDVDDEGRLVWAFVPVWALSAYVLLPFLNRVLTGLYVPHYFIGRARTADGLLGDPVNLAVTGSPERLAAAMRAAGWTPADPLTPATAWHIARAAVLHRSYPAAPVSPLYVFGRRQALAFEREVADSPAQRHHVRFWVCPPGWRLPGGALVDLVGAATFDRRVGLSLFTLQVTHKVAERTDAERDLVVTALRSAGARVHVLRNFSSGYHARNGGGDAIETDGHLPVLDVRAAPRAAQPAERTGGGPGGR, encoded by the coding sequence GTGGACGCACGAGGCAGCGACCGGGCACCGGACGCGCGGAGCACGGGCCCGGGTGCCCGCCGGGGGCCCGGGCCGACCGCGGTCCTGTGGCTGCACCGCTCGGGGCGGCTGGCGACCGCGCTGCTGGCGGGCTGGGGGGTGTACCACCTCGTGCTCGAGGACGTCGACGACGAGGGACGGCTGGTGTGGGCGTTCGTGCCCGTCTGGGCGCTGTCGGCGTACGTGCTGCTCCCGTTCCTGAACCGGGTGCTCACCGGCCTCTACGTGCCCCACTACTTCATCGGGCGCGCCCGCACCGCCGACGGGCTGCTGGGCGACCCGGTCAACCTGGCGGTCACGGGCAGCCCGGAGCGGCTGGCCGCGGCCATGCGCGCGGCGGGCTGGACCCCCGCCGATCCCCTGACCCCCGCCACGGCCTGGCACATCGCCCGCGCCGCGGTGCTGCACCGCAGCTACCCGGCCGCCCCGGTCAGCCCGCTCTACGTCTTCGGCCGCCGCCAGGCGCTGGCCTTCGAGCGCGAGGTCGCGGACAGTCCCGCCCAGCGGCACCACGTGCGCTTCTGGGTCTGCCCGCCGGGCTGGCGGCTGCCGGGCGGCGCCCTCGTGGACCTGGTGGGCGCGGCGACCTTCGACCGCCGGGTCGGGCTGTCCCTCTTCACGCTGCAGGTGACCCACAAGGTCGCCGAGCGCACCGACGCCGAGCGGGACCTGGTCGTCACCGCGCTGCGCTCGGCCGGCGCCCGGGTGCACGTGCTGCGCAACTTCTCCTCCGGCTACCACGCCCGCAACGGGGGCGGGGACGCGATCGAGACCGACGGGCACCTGCCCGTCCTCGACGTGCGGGCGGCCCCCCGGGCGGCCCAGCCGGCGGAGCGCACGGGGGGTGGGCCCGGTGGCCGATGA
- the dapF gene encoding diaminopimelate epimerase yields the protein MTSAQPETLPTAPSPDAAVPWGELRGRGFAKGHGTGNDFVLLTDPDAQLALDAHLVSLVCDRHRGIGGDGLIRAVRSEALPEGRAVLETAPDAEWFMDYRNNDGSIAEMCGNGVRVFVHYLVQRGLAEVPEGEVLRIGTRAGVKTVARTDSGYAVDMGPWSFLDGETARSRGSDAVVTAQGLKVPRPALSIGMGNPHTVVALAEGEKLDQLELFTAPVVRPEPEDGTNVEFVVPADGDDDGVGRVRMRVHERGVGETQSCGTGACAAAAATRFWGGPTAPDQWLVQVPGGVVSVTFVPAPDGAEHVVLAGPAVLVADGTFV from the coding sequence GTGACCTCAGCGCAGCCCGAGACCCTCCCGACCGCCCCGTCCCCGGACGCCGCCGTGCCCTGGGGGGAGCTGCGCGGGCGCGGCTTCGCGAAGGGCCACGGCACGGGCAACGACTTCGTCCTGCTGACCGACCCGGACGCGCAGCTCGCGCTCGACGCCCACCTCGTGTCCCTGGTCTGCGACCGGCACCGCGGCATCGGCGGCGACGGCCTGATCCGGGCCGTGCGCAGCGAGGCCCTGCCCGAGGGCCGGGCCGTGCTGGAGACCGCCCCGGACGCCGAGTGGTTCATGGACTACCGCAACAACGACGGCTCGATCGCCGAGATGTGCGGCAACGGCGTGCGCGTGTTCGTCCACTACCTCGTCCAGCGGGGCCTCGCGGAGGTCCCCGAGGGCGAGGTTCTGCGGATCGGCACCCGCGCCGGGGTGAAGACCGTCGCCCGCACCGACTCCGGCTACGCCGTGGACATGGGCCCCTGGAGCTTCCTGGACGGCGAGACCGCCCGGTCCCGCGGCTCGGACGCCGTCGTGACCGCCCAGGGGCTCAAGGTGCCCCGCCCGGCGCTGTCCATCGGGATGGGCAACCCGCACACGGTCGTGGCGCTCGCGGAGGGCGAGAAGCTCGACCAGCTCGAGCTGTTCACCGCCCCGGTCGTGCGCCCGGAGCCCGAGGACGGCACGAACGTCGAGTTCGTCGTCCCCGCCGACGGCGACGACGACGGCGTGGGCCGCGTCCGCATGCGGGTGCACGAGCGCGGCGTGGGCGAGACCCAGTCCTGCGGCACCGGCGCGTGCGCGGCCGCGGCGGCGACCCGGTTCTGGGGCGGGCCCACCGCCCCGGACCAGTGGCTCGTGCAGGTGCCCGGCGGGGTCGTCTCCGTGACCTTCGTGCCCGCCCCGGACGGCGCGGAGCACGTGGTCCTCGCCGGTCCCGCCGTGCTCGTGGCCGACGGCACCTTCGTCTGA
- a CDS encoding class I SAM-dependent methyltransferase: MTRRSDSPDPAAGPAAPNPGTEHYFSEDPSVPEVRRPVTVALRGREVVLQTSNGVFSPRGLDKGTSVLLRNVPDPAGPELLDVGCGWGPIALSLAEAAPGARVTAVDVNERSLGLTRDNAAALGLGNVEVLLPEQVPADRRFDTIWSNPPIRIGKQQLHELLLRWLPRLNPGGSAWLVVQKNLGADSLQKWLAAELGGSFRVSRHATDKGFRVLRVDRPA; the protein is encoded by the coding sequence ATGACACGGCGTTCCGACTCCCCCGATCCCGCCGCCGGCCCGGCGGCCCCGAACCCGGGGACCGAGCACTACTTCTCGGAGGATCCCTCGGTGCCGGAGGTGCGCCGCCCGGTGACCGTGGCCCTGCGCGGGCGGGAGGTCGTCCTGCAGACCTCCAACGGCGTCTTCAGTCCGCGAGGTCTCGACAAGGGAACGTCCGTGCTGCTCCGAAATGTTCCCGATCCGGCCGGTCCGGAGCTACTGGACGTCGGGTGCGGATGGGGCCCGATCGCCCTGAGCCTGGCGGAGGCCGCGCCCGGGGCCCGGGTCACGGCGGTGGACGTCAACGAGCGCTCGCTCGGGCTCACCCGGGACAACGCCGCGGCCCTGGGCCTGGGCAACGTCGAGGTGCTGCTGCCCGAGCAGGTGCCGGCGGACCGGCGCTTCGACACCATCTGGTCCAATCCGCCCATCCGGATCGGCAAGCAGCAGCTGCACGAGCTGCTCCTGCGCTGGCTGCCGCGGCTGAACCCCGGCGGGAGCGCCTGGCTGGTGGTGCAGAAGAACCTCGGGGCCGACTCGTTGCAGAAGTGGCTGGCGGCCGAGCTGGGCGGGTCCTTCCGGGTCTCCCGGCACGCCACCGACAAGGGGTTCCGCGTGCTGCGGGTCGACCGCCCGGCCTGA
- the hflX gene encoding GTPase HflX, translating into MTQSHHTPADHSTASPAVEADNGLSRQDLEDVVERVLSRARAREADAGERADRRSEDSGAAGSGLLTGRARELADSGQEHSQHDGEQQDLDERRALRRVGGLSTELEDVTELEYRQLRLERVVLAGLWTEGTLEEAENSLRELAALAETAGSEVLDGIVQRRLKPDPATFLGSGKAKELRDIVAATGADTVIVDSELAPSQRRGLEDVVKVKVIDRTGLILDIFAQHAKSKEGKAQVELAQLEYLLPRLRGWGESLSRQAGGRAAAGEGIGSRGPGETKIELDRRRIRTRMAKLRREIAAMKPARETKRLNRRRNSVPSVAIAGYTNAGKSSLLNRLTDAGVLVENALFATLDPTVRRAQTPDGIGYTLSDTVGFVRSLPTQLVEAFRSTLEEVADADLILHVVDASHPDPEGQIRAVRQVFTDIDAQNIPEIIVLNKVDAADPFVVERIRQRERNVVVVSARTGEGLDALRERISESIPRPETVLDLLVPYQRGDVVSRLHDWDAEILRTEHLPEGTHLLVKVREDLAAELAEFAPEHAPGFGAESA; encoded by the coding sequence ATGACCCAGTCTCACCACACCCCTGCCGACCACAGCACCGCGTCTCCCGCGGTGGAGGCCGACAACGGCCTGAGCCGGCAGGACCTCGAGGACGTCGTCGAGCGCGTCCTCTCCCGGGCCCGGGCCCGGGAGGCCGACGCCGGAGAGCGCGCCGACCGCCGGTCCGAGGACTCCGGGGCCGCCGGGAGCGGCCTCCTGACCGGCCGCGCCCGCGAACTGGCCGACAGCGGCCAGGAGCACTCGCAGCACGACGGCGAGCAGCAGGACCTCGACGAGCGCCGCGCCCTGCGCCGGGTCGGGGGCCTGTCCACCGAGCTCGAGGACGTCACGGAGCTCGAGTACCGCCAGCTGCGCCTCGAGCGCGTGGTCCTGGCCGGGCTCTGGACCGAGGGCACGCTCGAGGAGGCGGAGAACTCCCTGCGGGAGCTCGCCGCGCTCGCCGAGACCGCCGGCTCCGAGGTGCTGGACGGCATCGTCCAGCGCCGGCTCAAGCCCGACCCCGCCACGTTCCTGGGCTCCGGCAAGGCCAAGGAGCTGCGCGACATCGTCGCCGCCACCGGCGCCGACACCGTCATCGTGGACTCCGAGCTGGCCCCGTCCCAGCGGCGCGGGCTGGAGGACGTCGTCAAGGTCAAGGTCATCGACCGCACCGGTCTGATCCTCGACATCTTCGCCCAGCACGCCAAGTCCAAGGAGGGCAAGGCGCAGGTCGAGCTCGCCCAGCTCGAGTACCTGCTCCCGCGCCTGCGCGGCTGGGGCGAGTCCCTGTCCCGCCAGGCCGGTGGCCGTGCGGCCGCCGGTGAGGGCATCGGCTCCCGCGGGCCCGGTGAGACCAAGATCGAGCTGGACCGCCGCCGGATCCGCACGCGGATGGCCAAGCTGCGCCGCGAGATCGCCGCCATGAAGCCGGCCCGGGAGACCAAGCGGCTCAACCGCCGCCGCAACTCGGTGCCCTCCGTGGCGATCGCCGGCTACACCAACGCGGGCAAGTCCTCGCTGCTCAACCGGCTCACGGACGCCGGGGTGCTCGTGGAGAACGCGCTGTTCGCGACCCTGGACCCCACGGTCCGCCGCGCGCAGACCCCGGACGGGATCGGCTACACGCTCTCGGACACGGTCGGCTTCGTGCGGTCCCTGCCGACCCAGCTCGTGGAGGCGTTCCGCTCCACGCTGGAGGAGGTCGCCGACGCCGACCTCATCCTGCACGTGGTGGACGCCTCCCACCCGGACCCCGAGGGCCAGATCCGGGCGGTGCGCCAGGTGTTCACCGACATCGACGCGCAGAACATCCCGGAGATCATCGTGCTCAACAAGGTCGACGCCGCGGACCCCTTCGTGGTCGAGCGGATCCGGCAGCGCGAGCGCAACGTCGTGGTGGTCTCCGCCCGCACCGGGGAGGGCCTCGACGCGCTGCGGGAGCGGATCAGCGAGTCCATCCCGCGCCCGGAGACGGTGCTGGACCTGCTGGTCCCGTACCAGCGCGGCGACGTCGTCAGCCGGCTGCACGACTGGGACGCGGAGATCCTGCGCACCGAGCACCTGCCCGAGGGCACGCACCTGCTGGTGAAGGTCCGCGAGGACCTGGCGGCCGAGCTCGCGGAGTTCGCCCCGGAGCACGCGCCCGGCTTCGGCGCCGAGAGCGCCTGA
- a CDS encoding ATP-dependent DNA helicase, with the protein MPAAFVDESGRDVSGTRPETLPGAQDALGLLDTAVTAMGGQVRDGQRLMTAKVAEALDRGRHLLVQAGTGTGKSLAYLAPLVAHAQHADKPVVVATATLALQSQIVGRDVPRLLAALEGELEREVDVALLKGRSNYACLHKLEGGYPSEDDPGALFALPDAAPHPGAAQPEATEQPGRLGQEVQRLREWARATDTGDRDELLPGVSDKAWRQVSVTAKECLGRSCPLVEQCFAELAKQRAGEADIVITNHALLAINAFEGITVLPEHDVVVIDEAHELQDRVTGAVTGQLSAAMVRAAAASARKHTAANPDSLTAGAANLEAALLGAPAELLHRGLDDAQAAAVTQIRDAARTVMSESKGGSGGEKDGDAGRQMARSRVSDVLELAERILAAADSREVLWISRQGGWEPGRGYVPAEDTDPATLHVAPLSVAGTLREGLFDGRTVVLTSATLSVGSSFDAPAGALGLRGEGAPRWEGVDVGSPFDYPKQGILYLAKHLEKPGRRLTEAQLEEMLALLEASRGGALGLFSSRRAAEEAAEALRGRTDLPILCQGESSLAGLVQEFTDDPATSLFGTMSLWQGVDVPGASCRLVMIDRIPFPRPDDPLSTARSRAAERAGGNGFMSVSATHAAVRLAQGAGRLIRAGGDRGVVAILDSRIATARYGGFLRGSLPPLWTTTDRSVVLGALTRLATA; encoded by the coding sequence GTGCCCGCAGCATTCGTCGACGAGTCCGGGCGGGACGTCTCCGGCACCCGGCCGGAGACCCTGCCCGGGGCCCAGGACGCCCTGGGCCTGCTCGACACCGCCGTCACGGCGATGGGCGGGCAGGTCCGGGACGGGCAGCGGCTGATGACCGCCAAGGTCGCGGAGGCCCTCGACCGCGGCCGGCACCTGCTGGTCCAGGCCGGCACCGGCACCGGCAAGTCCCTCGCCTACCTGGCCCCGCTCGTGGCGCACGCCCAGCACGCGGACAAGCCGGTGGTGGTGGCCACCGCGACCCTCGCCCTGCAGTCGCAGATCGTGGGCCGGGACGTCCCCCGCCTGCTGGCCGCCCTGGAGGGGGAGCTCGAGCGCGAGGTCGACGTCGCCCTGCTCAAGGGCCGCAGCAACTACGCCTGCCTGCACAAGCTCGAGGGCGGCTACCCGTCCGAGGACGACCCCGGCGCGCTCTTCGCCCTGCCCGACGCCGCCCCGCACCCCGGCGCCGCGCAGCCGGAGGCCACCGAGCAGCCCGGCCGGCTGGGCCAGGAGGTCCAGCGCCTGCGGGAGTGGGCGCGCGCCACGGACACCGGTGACCGCGACGAACTGCTCCCGGGCGTGAGCGACAAGGCGTGGCGCCAGGTCTCCGTGACCGCCAAGGAGTGCCTGGGCCGCAGCTGCCCCCTGGTCGAGCAGTGCTTCGCCGAGCTCGCCAAGCAGCGGGCCGGGGAGGCGGACATCGTGATCACCAACCACGCCCTGCTCGCGATCAACGCGTTCGAGGGCATCACGGTCCTGCCCGAGCACGACGTCGTGGTGATCGACGAGGCCCACGAGCTGCAGGACCGGGTCACTGGGGCGGTCACCGGCCAGCTCTCCGCCGCCATGGTGCGCGCGGCGGCCGCCTCCGCGCGCAAGCACACCGCCGCGAACCCCGACTCCCTCACCGCCGGTGCCGCCAACCTGGAGGCCGCGCTGCTGGGCGCGCCCGCCGAGCTGCTGCACCGGGGCCTCGACGACGCCCAGGCGGCGGCCGTGACCCAGATCCGGGACGCCGCCCGCACGGTGATGAGCGAGTCCAAGGGCGGCTCCGGGGGCGAGAAGGACGGGGACGCCGGACGGCAGATGGCCCGCTCGCGCGTCAGCGACGTGCTCGAGCTGGCCGAGCGCATCCTCGCCGCCGCAGACTCCCGCGAGGTGCTGTGGATCTCGCGGCAGGGCGGGTGGGAGCCCGGCCGCGGGTACGTCCCCGCCGAGGACACCGACCCGGCCACCCTGCACGTCGCGCCGCTGTCGGTGGCCGGGACCCTGCGGGAGGGCCTCTTCGACGGCCGCACCGTGGTGCTGACCTCGGCGACACTGTCCGTCGGCTCCTCCTTCGACGCCCCCGCCGGGGCCCTCGGGCTGCGCGGCGAGGGCGCCCCGCGCTGGGAGGGCGTGGACGTGGGCAGCCCCTTCGACTACCCGAAACAGGGGATCCTCTACCTCGCCAAGCACCTGGAGAAGCCGGGCCGGCGCCTGACCGAGGCCCAGCTGGAGGAGATGCTCGCCCTGCTCGAGGCCTCGCGCGGCGGGGCGCTGGGCCTGTTCTCCTCCCGCCGGGCGGCGGAGGAGGCCGCGGAGGCCCTGCGCGGGCGCACCGACCTGCCGATCCTCTGCCAGGGGGAGTCCTCGCTGGCGGGACTCGTCCAGGAGTTCACCGACGACCCCGCCACGAGCCTCTTCGGCACGATGAGCCTGTGGCAGGGCGTCGACGTCCCGGGGGCCTCGTGCCGGCTGGTGATGATCGACCGGATCCCGTTCCCGCGCCCGGACGACCCGCTGTCCACGGCCCGCAGCCGGGCGGCCGAGCGGGCGGGGGGCAACGGCTTCATGTCCGTCTCGGCGACGCACGCGGCCGTGCGGCTGGCCCAGGGGGCCGGCCGGCTCATCCGCGCCGGCGGGGACCGCGGCGTCGTGGCGATCCTGGACTCCCGCATCGCCACGGCCCGCTACGGGGGGTTCCTGCGGGGGTCCCTGCCGCCGCTGTGGACCACCACGGACCGCTCGGTGGTGCTCGGGGCCCTGACGCGCCTGGCGACGGCCTGA
- the lexA gene encoding transcriptional repressor LexA, which yields MRQRTILEAIQRSIAEHGYPPSMREIGDLVGLASLSSVTHQLSQLEKLGYLRRDPKRPRAMEVLTPLQLRDAAAPETPEAPHEPADAPRGPRAGAPGGVAELSTSADVTMVPLVGHIAAGGPITAEQDVEDVLALPRQLVGHGELFMLRVKGDSMIDAAICDGDWVVVRRQSAADNGDIVAALLDDEATVKTFRQRDGHTWLLPQNTRYEPILGDHATVMGKVVSVLRSL from the coding sequence GTGCGCCAGCGCACCATCCTCGAGGCCATCCAGCGCTCCATCGCCGAGCACGGATATCCGCCGTCGATGCGCGAGATCGGCGACCTCGTGGGCCTGGCCTCGCTCTCCAGCGTCACCCACCAGCTCTCCCAGCTCGAGAAGCTGGGCTACCTGCGCCGGGACCCGAAGCGCCCCCGGGCGATGGAGGTGCTCACGCCCCTGCAGCTGCGCGACGCGGCCGCCCCGGAGACCCCGGAGGCCCCGCACGAGCCGGCGGACGCGCCCCGCGGCCCGCGCGCCGGTGCACCGGGCGGGGTGGCGGAGCTGTCCACCTCCGCGGACGTGACGATGGTGCCCCTGGTGGGGCACATCGCCGCCGGCGGGCCGATCACCGCCGAGCAGGACGTGGAGGACGTGCTGGCGCTGCCCCGCCAGCTGGTCGGCCACGGCGAGCTGTTCATGCTGCGGGTCAAGGGCGACTCGATGATCGACGCGGCCATCTGCGACGGCGACTGGGTCGTGGTCCGCCGGCAGAGCGCGGCCGACAACGGGGACATCGTGGCCGCCCTGCTCGACGACGAGGCCACGGTGAAGACCTTCCGCCAGCGCGACGGGCACACCTGGCTGCTCCCGCAGAACACGCGCTACGAGCCCATCCTCGGGGACCACGCCACGGTGATGGGCAAGGTCGTCTCGGTGCTGCGCAGCCTCTGA
- a CDS encoding LysM peptidoglycan-binding domain-containing protein: MSASATLSAVVARRPRSLGGPARAARRARPSAGTSRAPLVLTRRGRLVLLGLPVLAGSAALVVLAVIFLVPSTATATSEPVAGAGTEQATVHPGQSLWDLAVLADPERDPRDVMDEIVELNDLDSSVLQAGQLLEVPAA; this comes from the coding sequence ATGAGTGCCAGTGCCACCCTCAGCGCCGTCGTCGCGCGCCGCCCCCGATCCCTCGGCGGCCCGGCCCGCGCGGCTCGCCGGGCCCGCCCGTCGGCAGGGACCTCCCGCGCTCCGCTGGTGCTGACCCGGCGGGGCCGCCTGGTCCTGCTGGGCCTGCCCGTCCTGGCCGGCTCCGCGGCCCTGGTGGTGCTGGCCGTGATCTTCCTCGTCCCGTCCACGGCCACGGCCACCAGCGAGCCCGTCGCGGGCGCCGGGACGGAGCAGGCCACGGTGCACCCGGGGCAGAGCCTGTGGGACCTGGCCGTGCTGGCCGACCCGGAGCGCGACCCGCGGGACGTCATGGACGAGATCGTGGAGCTCAACGACCTCGACAGCTCCGTCCTCCAGGCGGGCCAGCTCCTGGAGGTCCCCGCCGCCTGA
- a CDS encoding DMT family transporter produces MSAREPRRPPRTRASTVWPLLGAAICSEVAASLALKAALGHPGWYLLVVTGYSAAFVFLAAVLRRGLPVGVAYGIWAATGVTLTALLAALVFGEALTLLVLAGIVLVVAGVLCVEVGAHRAARDGGA; encoded by the coding sequence GTGTCCGCCCGTGAGCCCCGGCGGCCTCCCCGGACCCGGGCGAGCACCGTCTGGCCGCTGCTGGGTGCCGCGATCTGCAGCGAGGTGGCCGCCTCACTGGCCCTGAAGGCGGCCCTGGGGCACCCCGGCTGGTACCTGCTCGTGGTCACCGGATACAGCGCCGCGTTCGTGTTCCTCGCGGCGGTGCTGCGCCGCGGTCTGCCCGTCGGCGTGGCCTACGGCATCTGGGCGGCGACGGGCGTGACGCTCACCGCCCTCCTGGCGGCCCTGGTCTTCGGGGAGGCGCTGACCCTGCTGGTGCTCGCCGGCATCGTCCTGGTCGTCGCCGGGGTGCTGTGCGTGGAGGTCGGCGCCCACCGGGCCGCCCGGGACGGCGGCGCCTGA
- a CDS encoding DMT family transporter — MAWLYLTGAILTEVAATLSLRVAAEGRRRWYAAVVTGYLLAFTLLALALRHGLGLGVAYGIWAAAGVALTAVAGRLFFGEPLSRVMVLGIALIMGGVLLIELGAAH; from the coding sequence ATGGCCTGGCTCTACCTGACCGGGGCGATCCTCACCGAGGTCGCCGCCACCCTGTCCCTGCGGGTCGCCGCGGAGGGCCGCAGACGCTGGTACGCCGCCGTGGTGACCGGCTACCTGCTCGCGTTCACGCTGCTCGCCCTGGCCCTGCGCCACGGGCTGGGGCTGGGCGTGGCCTACGGCATCTGGGCCGCCGCGGGCGTGGCGCTCACCGCGGTCGCGGGCCGCCTGTTCTTCGGTGAGCCCCTGAGCCGGGTCATGGTGCTGGGCATCGCGCTCATCATGGGCGGAGTCCTGCTGATCGAGCTCGGCGCCGCCCACTGA
- a CDS encoding histidinol-phosphate transaminase: MTQNLDRLNALPLRDDLRGKAPYGAPQLDVAVALNTNENTHPVPADVHTAIVEEVTAAAWTLNRYPDREFTALREELAAYLGHGLGAENLWAANGSNEILQQILQAFGGPGRSLLTFVPTYSMYPLLAAGTHTGFVAGERSADFGLTAESAAEQVRRHRPDVVFLCSPNNPTGTALDEDVVTAVYEAGEPHRAVVVVDEAYAEFSHGGTGTALSLLAGRPRLIVSRTMSKAFALAGARLGYFAAAPEVADAIRLVRLPYHLSAVTQATALAALRHSEALLANVEDIKRQRDRIVEELRRLGLAPAASDSNFVFFGGMPDSRAMWQALLEDGVLVRDVGIPGHLRVTAGTEEETTAFLTSMERIVSAG; the protein is encoded by the coding sequence GTGACGCAGAACCTGGACCGACTCAACGCCCTCCCGCTGCGCGACGACCTGCGCGGCAAGGCCCCCTACGGCGCCCCGCAGCTGGACGTCGCCGTGGCCCTCAACACCAACGAGAACACCCACCCGGTCCCGGCGGACGTGCACACCGCGATCGTGGAGGAGGTCACCGCGGCGGCCTGGACCCTCAACCGGTACCCGGACCGGGAGTTCACGGCCCTGCGGGAGGAGCTCGCCGCGTACCTGGGCCACGGGCTGGGGGCGGAGAACCTCTGGGCGGCCAACGGCTCCAACGAGATCCTGCAGCAGATCCTGCAGGCCTTCGGCGGTCCCGGGCGCTCCCTGCTCACCTTCGTCCCGACCTACTCCATGTACCCGCTGCTGGCCGCGGGCACGCACACCGGTTTCGTGGCGGGGGAGCGGTCCGCGGACTTCGGGCTCACCGCGGAGTCGGCGGCCGAGCAGGTCCGCCGGCACCGCCCCGACGTCGTCTTCCTCTGCTCGCCCAACAACCCGACAGGCACGGCCCTGGACGAGGACGTCGTCACGGCCGTGTACGAGGCCGGTGAGCCCCACCGGGCCGTCGTGGTCGTGGACGAGGCCTACGCGGAGTTCTCCCACGGGGGCACGGGCACCGCGCTGTCCCTGCTGGCGGGCCGGCCCCGCCTGATCGTCAGCCGCACCATGAGCAAGGCCTTCGCGCTCGCCGGCGCCCGGCTGGGCTACTTCGCCGCGGCCCCCGAGGTCGCGGACGCGATCCGCCTCGTGCGCCTGCCCTACCACCTCTCGGCCGTCACCCAGGCGACCGCCCTGGCCGCCCTGCGCCACTCGGAGGCGCTGCTGGCCAATGTCGAGGACATCAAGCGCCAGCGGGACCGCATCGTCGAGGAGCTGCGCCGGCTCGGGCTCGCACCGGCGGCGTCGGACTCCAACTTCGTGTTCTTCGGCGGGATGCCGGACTCGCGGGCCATGTGGCAGGCGCTGCTCGAGGACGGGGTGCTCGTGCGCGACGTCGGGATCCCCGGCCACCTGCGGGTCACCGCCGGCACGGAGGAGGAGACCACCGCCTTCCTGACCAGCATGGAGCGGATCGTCTCCGCCGGCTGA
- the hisB gene encoding imidazoleglycerol-phosphate dehydratase HisB: MTDQSPTGTRAPRRASLERRTSESSVSVEIDLDGTGANDIDTSVPFYDHMLTALSKHSLIDMRIRATGDTHIDVHHTVEDTAIVLGDALRQALGDKAGIRRFGEATVPLDEALANAVVDISGRPYAVHTGEPEGQQYHLIGGHFTGSMVQHVFESLAHHAGICLHITLLAGRDPHHIAEAQFKALARALRQAVEPDPRVSGIPSTKGAL; this comes from the coding sequence ATGACCGACCAGAGCCCCACCGGCACCCGTGCCCCCCGCCGCGCCTCCCTGGAGCGGCGCACGAGCGAGTCCTCGGTGTCCGTCGAGATCGACCTCGACGGCACGGGCGCCAACGACATCGACACCTCGGTGCCCTTCTACGACCACATGCTCACCGCCCTGTCGAAGCACTCCCTGATCGACATGCGGATCCGGGCCACCGGCGACACCCACATCGACGTCCACCACACGGTCGAGGACACGGCCATCGTCCTCGGGGACGCCCTGCGGCAGGCTCTGGGCGACAAGGCCGGCATCCGCCGCTTCGGCGAGGCCACCGTCCCGCTGGACGAGGCCCTGGCCAACGCCGTGGTGGACATCTCCGGGCGCCCCTACGCGGTGCACACCGGGGAGCCCGAGGGGCAGCAGTACCACCTCATCGGCGGGCACTTCACCGGCTCGATGGTCCAGCACGTCTTCGAGTCCCTGGCCCACCACGCCGGGATCTGCCTGCACATCACGCTGCTGGCCGGCCGGGACCCGCACCACATCGCCGAGGCACAGTTCAAGGCCCTGGCCCGGGCCCTGCGCCAGGCCGTGGAGCCCGACCCCCGGGTCAGCGGCATCCCCTCGACCAAGGGCGCCCTGTGA